The genomic interval AGAGGTCGATCGTGGATAAATGGTACGGGCAGATTATCGCCACCTACCCCGAGCCTACCGCCCGGTTTCTTGAAGGGGAACAGGATGCTTTTGCCAACCCGGTGGGCCACACCATCTACCGAGCCCTGGAAGGGCTGGTGGAAGGCTTCTTTCAAGGTGACGCCCGCTCGGAGGCAATTTCTGCCCACCTGGATAGCATTATCCGCATTCGAGCGGTCCAGGAGCTTTCGCCTTCAGAGGCCCTAGCCTTCATCTTCCAAGGCAAGCAGATTTTTAAAGAGGAGCTGGCCCAAGAGATCTCCGCCCAAAAGATTGCTCCTGAGCGTTTGGAAGCCTGGATCGATGGGTTGGCCCTGGATGCCTTCGACCTCTACCTGCAATGCCGCCAGCAAGTGTACGAGCTTAGGATCAAGGAAGTGAAAAATCGGGTATCAAGGCTCTTAGCGAGAGCAAAGCTCAGCCTGGATATTCCTAGTTGAGTAGGTGAAGCCATGGC from Clostridia bacterium carries:
- a CDS encoding RsbRD N-terminal domain-containing protein codes for the protein MNLLDIASTKKRSIVDKWYGQIIATYPEPTARFLEGEQDAFANPVGHTIYRALEGLVEGFFQGDARSEAISAHLDSIIRIRAVQELSPSEALAFIFQGKQIFKEELAQEISAQKIAPERLEAWIDGLALDAFDLYLQCRQQVYELRIKEVKNRVSRLLARAKLSLDIPS